One window from the genome of Rhodococcus sp. ABRD24 encodes:
- a CDS encoding zinc transporter permease, with protein MTASEHHPHNPSDHPHVHGSDCGHESVQHGDHVDYIHDGHRHAEHEGHYDEHGEVG; from the coding sequence ATGACCGCCTCCGAGCACCATCCACACAATCCCTCGGATCATCCGCACGTTCACGGGAGCGACTGTGGGCACGAATCCGTCCAGCACGGCGATCACGTGGACTACATCCATGACGGGCACCGTCACGCGGAGCACGAGGGCCACTACGACGAACACGGTGAGGTCGGCTGA
- a CDS encoding AAA family ATPase — protein sequence MVFLLGDRVYKAKKPIRTEFLDFRTVEARRSVCAREVSLNRRLAPDVYLGVIELADPAGGAGEPLVVMRRMPEDSRLSALVANGSPADALVDSIADVVARFHTSAARGPDIDRQGSVRAVRRRWCNNIRETRELDQDIVDPDRLDAIERRVLRFLDGRQQLFAQRIADARIVDGHADLLADDIFCLDDGPRILDCLEFDDDLRYVDGLDDVSCLAMDLEFQGRGDLADRFLDRYAALIDDPAPTALRHHYIAYRAFMRAKVDCVRYLQGRSESRTDALRHTELAEAHLEQGAVRLALVGGLPATGKSTVAERLAESVGAQLVSSDRVRRELFEKDRASDPNPGFRDGRYSAEATARVYATMLDRARRALERGESVVLDASWTDRRLRGRAAELAGETLSELVSLQCTADSEIAERRLRRRVSPRSGHAGTSADSEATPAIARAMARAADAWPEATDIDTAGPVEQSVRAATEQWWRLNPTTSAHVPRSDDITK from the coding sequence GTGGTCTTCCTGCTCGGCGATCGGGTCTACAAGGCCAAGAAGCCGATCCGAACCGAGTTCCTGGACTTCCGCACAGTCGAGGCGCGGCGCAGCGTGTGCGCCCGCGAGGTCTCGCTCAATCGACGCCTCGCGCCGGACGTCTACCTCGGGGTGATCGAGCTGGCGGATCCCGCCGGCGGTGCCGGCGAACCGCTGGTGGTCATGCGACGGATGCCGGAGGATTCTCGACTGTCCGCGCTGGTGGCCAACGGGTCGCCGGCCGATGCTCTGGTGGATTCGATTGCCGATGTGGTCGCGAGGTTCCACACCTCGGCCGCCCGCGGTCCGGACATCGATCGACAAGGATCCGTGCGGGCGGTTCGGCGGCGGTGGTGCAACAACATCCGCGAGACACGTGAGCTCGACCAGGACATCGTCGACCCTGATCGGCTCGATGCGATCGAGCGGCGAGTGCTGCGCTTCCTCGACGGACGTCAGCAACTGTTCGCGCAGCGAATCGCAGATGCGCGGATCGTCGACGGGCACGCAGACCTGCTGGCGGACGACATCTTCTGCCTCGACGACGGTCCACGCATCCTGGACTGTCTCGAGTTCGACGACGACCTCCGCTATGTGGACGGTCTCGACGACGTGTCCTGTCTGGCAATGGATCTCGAGTTCCAGGGGCGCGGAGACCTCGCCGACCGCTTCCTCGATCGGTACGCCGCGCTCATCGACGATCCGGCCCCGACAGCGTTACGGCACCACTACATCGCGTACCGGGCCTTCATGCGTGCGAAGGTCGACTGTGTTCGGTATCTCCAGGGCCGCAGCGAGTCCCGAACCGACGCGCTGCGGCACACCGAGCTCGCCGAGGCACACCTCGAGCAGGGGGCGGTGCGCCTCGCGCTCGTCGGCGGTCTGCCCGCCACCGGGAAGTCCACGGTGGCCGAACGGCTCGCTGAAAGTGTTGGTGCGCAACTGGTTTCGAGCGATCGGGTGCGCCGAGAGCTGTTCGAGAAAGATCGAGCCTCGGATCCGAATCCGGGATTTCGGGACGGGCGGTACTCGGCGGAGGCCACCGCGCGGGTGTACGCGACAATGCTCGACCGGGCGCGCCGGGCCCTAGAGCGGGGCGAGTCGGTCGTTCTGGACGCCTCCTGGACCGATCGACGTCTTCGGGGGCGCGCCGCGGAACTTGCAGGCGAGACGCTCAGCGAGCTGGTGTCGCTTCAGTGCACCGCGGACTCGGAGATCGCCGAACGACGGCTGCGGAGGCGAGTGAGCCCTCGCTCGGGCCATGCCGGAACGAGCGCTGATTCGGAAGCGACACCCGCAATTGCCCGGGCGATGGCACGAGCCGCGGACGCCTGGCCCGAAGCTACCGATATCGATACTGCCGGGCCGGTCGAACAATCGGTTCGCGCCGCAACCGAGCAATGGTGGCGGCTGAATCCCACGACATCGGCTCACGTGCCCCGGTCGGACGACATCACGAAGTAG
- a CDS encoding response regulator transcription factor, which yields MLTVFLVDDHEVVRRGLAELIEEDDEMEVVGQAENRAQALARIPALRPDVALLDVRLPDGNGIDLCRLLRGRLPDLRCLVVTSFRDEQAMRDAAAAGAMGYVVKDVRGMQLVQAVREVGAGRSLLAAHTAVSRVRAGPTRGGGVLADLTEQERRLLALLGEGLTNRQIAARMFLAEKTVKNYVSRLLAKLGMERRTQAAVLAAKLETPTVSE from the coding sequence ATGCTCACCGTATTTCTGGTCGACGACCATGAGGTCGTGCGCCGCGGTCTGGCCGAACTCATCGAGGAGGACGACGAGATGGAGGTCGTCGGCCAGGCCGAGAACCGGGCGCAGGCTCTTGCCCGGATCCCGGCCCTGCGCCCCGATGTGGCGCTGCTCGACGTTCGCCTACCCGACGGGAACGGGATAGACCTGTGTCGGCTGCTGCGTGGGCGCCTGCCGGATCTGCGTTGTCTTGTCGTCACCTCGTTCCGCGACGAGCAAGCGATGCGCGATGCCGCAGCCGCCGGCGCGATGGGGTACGTCGTCAAGGACGTCCGGGGCATGCAGTTGGTGCAGGCGGTCCGAGAGGTTGGCGCCGGCCGTTCCCTGCTCGCCGCCCACACGGCGGTCTCGCGAGTGCGGGCCGGCCCGACCCGTGGCGGAGGGGTGCTCGCCGATCTCACCGAACAGGAGCGGCGCTTGCTGGCGTTGCTCGGAGAGGGACTGACGAACCGGCAAATCGCGGCACGGATGTTCCTGGCCGAGAAGACCGTCAAGAACTATGTCTCGCGGCTGCTGGCCAAGCTGGGCATGGAACGGCGCACGCAGGCTGCGGTTCTGGCGGCAAAGCTCGAGACACCGACTGTGTCGGAATGA
- a CDS encoding 1-phosphofructokinase family hexose kinase, with product MPAIVTLTMNPALDISTTAETVSPTDKVRCTAPRYDPGGGGINVARLVRVLGESVVAVFPVGGATGSVLGALLDREGVWSRRVPVSGATRESFTVDEHCTGNQYRFVLPGPELLAADQERCLALLAEVAHDARFVVASGSLPPGTPPDFYDRVARMTRNLGAQCVLDTSGEPLRRSGTSVYLLKPSIRELRDMTGRELTEESEWVRAARELVTDGRCQVVVLSLGARGALAVTSDSAHRFPAIPVHVRSGVGAGDAMLAGITVGLVRNKSLDDAVRLGVAAGTAMLTTPGTRPCRREEIEDLYRTIADPTTLEDTRVETTER from the coding sequence ATGCCGGCGATCGTCACGCTGACCATGAATCCAGCACTCGACATCTCGACGACGGCGGAGACCGTGTCACCGACGGACAAGGTGCGGTGTACCGCACCCCGGTACGACCCCGGCGGTGGGGGAATCAATGTCGCGCGGCTGGTTCGAGTGCTGGGGGAGTCCGTGGTCGCGGTGTTTCCGGTCGGCGGCGCGACCGGATCAGTGCTCGGCGCCCTGCTCGACCGCGAGGGTGTGTGGAGCCGACGGGTACCGGTATCGGGCGCGACCCGAGAGAGCTTCACCGTCGACGAGCACTGCACCGGAAACCAGTACCGGTTCGTGCTCCCCGGCCCCGAACTCCTTGCCGCCGATCAGGAGCGGTGTCTCGCGCTGCTCGCCGAGGTCGCGCACGATGCACGGTTCGTCGTCGCCAGCGGTAGCCTGCCGCCCGGAACTCCGCCGGACTTCTATGACCGGGTCGCGCGCATGACCCGAAATCTCGGAGCGCAATGCGTGCTCGACACATCGGGGGAACCGCTTCGCCGCAGTGGCACCTCGGTGTATCTGCTCAAGCCGAGTATCCGTGAACTCCGCGACATGACCGGCCGCGAACTGACCGAAGAATCCGAATGGGTCCGCGCGGCGCGCGAACTCGTCACCGACGGGCGCTGCCAGGTGGTGGTGCTCTCGCTCGGCGCCCGCGGCGCCCTGGCCGTCACGTCGGACTCGGCCCATCGATTCCCGGCGATCCCGGTCCACGTCCGCAGCGGTGTCGGTGCAGGGGACGCGATGCTCGCCGGCATCACTGTGGGACTCGTCCGCAACAAGAGCCTTGACGATGCCGTGCGGCTCGGCGTGGCGGCCGGGACCGCGATGCTCACCACGCCGGGGACCCGTCCGTGCCGCCGCGAGGAGATCGAGGATCTGTATCGCACCATCGCCGACCCAACTACTCTGGAAGACACCCGCGTGGAGACGACCGAAAGGTAG
- a CDS encoding 4Fe-4S dicluster domain-containing protein — MDTAVIDRSALDDLIAVLRDEGYRVIGPSVRDTAIVLAELETGAQLPDGWGVSTAPGEYRLHPRADGAVFAHSAGPMSWKQFVHPARRMLWSSDGTEFSAPPDEAPRYAFLGVRGCDLAAIRTLRTVLGADPDGYTARVIEQLVVIAVNCTEPGGVCFCASMGTGPGVAADYDLALTEHIDALGHRFVTDIGTDKGRRLLGRIHHREASTVDVDSARDAVEEASGRMGRTMPDVDLRALLRAARDEPVWEDVANRCLTCGNCTMVCPTCFCTTAEDVSDLTGDHTERWQHWSSCFELDYSHLHGGNIRTSGESRYRQWMTHKMGTWFDQFGTSGCVGCGRCIDWCPVGIDITAEAARLTGALPDASEPEPGPSP, encoded by the coding sequence ATGGATACCGCTGTGATCGACCGGTCCGCGCTCGACGATCTGATTGCCGTGCTGCGGGACGAGGGATACCGGGTGATCGGTCCCTCTGTACGTGACACCGCGATCGTGCTCGCCGAACTCGAAACCGGCGCACAACTCCCCGACGGCTGGGGTGTGAGCACTGCACCCGGCGAGTATCGCTTGCACCCGCGCGCGGACGGTGCGGTGTTCGCGCATTCCGCGGGGCCGATGTCTTGGAAGCAGTTCGTTCACCCCGCACGCCGCATGCTGTGGTCCTCGGACGGTACGGAATTCTCGGCCCCGCCGGACGAAGCGCCCCGCTACGCCTTTCTCGGCGTACGGGGTTGCGATCTCGCCGCGATCCGGACCCTGCGCACTGTCCTCGGTGCCGATCCGGACGGATACACCGCACGGGTGATCGAGCAACTCGTGGTGATCGCCGTGAACTGCACCGAGCCCGGTGGCGTGTGCTTCTGCGCCTCGATGGGAACTGGTCCCGGCGTTGCTGCCGACTACGATCTTGCGCTCACCGAGCACATCGACGCACTCGGCCATCGTTTCGTCACCGACATCGGAACCGACAAGGGTCGACGGCTCCTCGGGCGCATCCACCACCGCGAGGCGAGCACAGTCGACGTGGACTCCGCACGGGACGCCGTCGAGGAGGCCAGTGGCCGCATGGGCCGCACCATGCCGGATGTGGACCTGCGGGCGCTGCTGCGCGCCGCCCGCGATGAACCGGTTTGGGAGGACGTGGCCAACCGCTGCCTGACCTGTGGGAACTGCACCATGGTGTGCCCGACGTGTTTCTGCACCACCGCGGAGGATGTCAGCGATCTGACCGGCGACCACACCGAGCGCTGGCAGCACTGGTCGTCGTGTTTCGAACTCGACTACTCGCACCTGCACGGCGGGAACATCCGCACCAGCGGCGAGAGCCGGTACCGGCAGTGGATGACACACAAAATGGGAACATGGTTCGACCAGTTCGGCACGTCTGGCTGTGTGGGCTGTGGCCGCTGCATCGACTGGTGCCCAGTGGGCATCGACATCACCGCGGAGGCAGCCCGGCTCACGGGCGCACTGCCGGACGCTTCGGAACCGGAACCGGGGCCTAGTCCGTGA
- a CDS encoding heavy metal translocating P-type ATPase has translation MTVELRDRFATRARAAIVPTLLTLTVGALATGIVAVLLGEDGVADIAWATGTVVALIPAVGWVVAAVRRRSVGVDLIAVLSLIGTLAVHEYLAGALIAVMLATGRTLDAAAERRASRDLRALLERAPRTAHRMVGDAVTTVPLESIVAGDRLMVKPGEVVPVDGWVESGTAVLDESALTGEPLQVERPAGERVRSGVVNAGGPLQLRCEAAAEASTYAGIVRLARDAAADTAPVVRLADRFAAWFLPLTLAVAGAAWAFSGSAVRAVSVLVVATPCPLLLAAPVAIVSGLSRASRLGVVVRSGGALESLGRARTLVLDKTGTLTTGTPAGLDVATAPNRSSDEVLRLAAAADQFSPHVVAQAIVHSARVRRLELPLPTDVDEQAGTGVAATVEGRRVRVGDHAVPDTLPQWATTVRTRSELDGTAIAWVWVDAELAGAITIRDPLRRDAPRTLRRLRASGLTRLIMLTGDRPAPAREIATVVGLDAVFAEQTPADKVAVVRDECRLAVTVMVGDGVNDAPALATATVGVAMGARGATASSEAADVVLTTDRLDRLADAIEIAHRSRAIAIQSAGVGMALSLIAMTAAAFGFLPPAVGALLQEGIDVAVILNALRALRMPPSADMALDADTERLVRRFDREHDELRTALPMIREAAEQLATEPSDAALAALRRAHRSLTERLLPHERSEERELYPAIGAALGSTEVTATMSRAHAEIERLARRLAVHVEMADAHGGIRPDQIDDLRACLYGLYAVLQLHFAQEEEGYFVMSSDRGT, from the coding sequence ATGACAGTGGAGCTTCGTGACCGGTTCGCGACCAGGGCGAGGGCCGCGATCGTGCCGACCCTGCTGACCCTGACTGTCGGCGCACTCGCGACCGGCATCGTGGCTGTGCTTCTCGGTGAGGACGGTGTCGCAGACATCGCCTGGGCCACCGGCACAGTTGTGGCACTGATACCAGCGGTTGGCTGGGTCGTGGCCGCAGTGCGCCGCCGTTCTGTCGGTGTCGATCTGATCGCGGTGCTGTCCCTGATCGGCACTCTCGCGGTCCACGAGTACCTGGCGGGCGCGCTGATCGCGGTAATGCTTGCGACGGGCCGCACTCTGGACGCCGCGGCGGAGCGGCGGGCCTCCCGAGACCTGCGCGCTCTGCTCGAGCGTGCTCCCCGGACAGCCCACAGAATGGTCGGGGATGCGGTGACGACTGTGCCACTCGAGAGCATCGTCGCCGGGGATCGGCTGATGGTCAAGCCCGGCGAGGTGGTCCCGGTGGACGGATGGGTGGAATCCGGCACCGCAGTTCTGGACGAGTCGGCGCTGACCGGGGAGCCACTACAGGTCGAACGACCCGCGGGTGAGCGGGTACGCAGCGGTGTGGTCAACGCGGGTGGGCCCTTGCAGCTCCGGTGCGAGGCGGCGGCGGAGGCGAGTACCTATGCCGGCATCGTGCGCCTGGCCCGGGATGCGGCCGCCGACACGGCCCCGGTCGTCCGTCTCGCCGACCGGTTCGCTGCCTGGTTCCTGCCGCTGACCTTGGCGGTGGCGGGCGCGGCGTGGGCGTTCAGCGGGTCAGCGGTACGCGCGGTGTCGGTGCTCGTAGTCGCGACCCCGTGCCCGCTGTTGCTGGCTGCACCCGTCGCCATCGTGTCCGGCTTGTCCCGGGCTTCGCGGCTCGGGGTGGTGGTGCGCAGCGGCGGCGCTCTCGAGAGTCTGGGTCGGGCGCGCACGCTTGTGCTGGACAAGACCGGAACCCTCACCACCGGTACACCGGCAGGTCTCGACGTGGCGACCGCCCCGAACCGGTCCAGCGACGAGGTGCTACGTCTGGCCGCGGCGGCCGATCAGTTCTCACCGCACGTCGTCGCGCAGGCGATCGTCCACTCGGCCCGCGTCCGTCGACTCGAGCTGCCCCTGCCGACCGATGTCGACGAGCAGGCCGGCACGGGCGTTGCGGCCACCGTCGAGGGCCGCCGAGTGAGGGTCGGCGACCACGCGGTTCCGGACACCCTGCCGCAGTGGGCGACGACAGTGCGAACTCGGTCGGAGTTGGACGGCACCGCGATCGCATGGGTCTGGGTCGACGCGGAACTGGCCGGTGCGATCACGATCCGGGACCCCCTGCGCCGCGACGCGCCCCGAACCCTGAGGCGTTTGCGTGCCTCCGGGCTGACGCGTCTGATCATGCTCACCGGGGACCGGCCGGCCCCGGCCAGGGAGATCGCAACGGTTGTGGGCCTCGACGCAGTGTTCGCCGAGCAAACTCCGGCCGACAAGGTCGCCGTGGTCCGGGACGAGTGCCGGCTCGCGGTCACGGTCATGGTGGGCGATGGCGTCAACGACGCGCCGGCACTCGCCACCGCGACTGTGGGCGTCGCGATGGGCGCGCGCGGCGCCACCGCCAGTTCGGAGGCGGCGGACGTGGTGCTCACTACTGATCGGCTGGATCGGCTCGCCGATGCGATCGAGATCGCGCACCGTTCCCGGGCCATCGCAATCCAGAGCGCCGGAGTCGGGATGGCGCTGTCGCTGATCGCGATGACGGCGGCGGCCTTCGGGTTCCTACCCCCGGCGGTCGGTGCGTTGCTCCAGGAGGGTATCGACGTTGCGGTGATCCTCAATGCGCTGCGGGCGCTCCGGATGCCACCGTCTGCGGATATGGCGCTCGACGCCGACACCGAGCGTCTGGTGCGCCGTTTCGACCGGGAGCACGACGAACTCCGGACGGCGCTGCCGATGATCCGGGAAGCCGCCGAGCAGCTCGCGACGGAGCCGTCGGATGCGGCCCTCGCGGCGCTGCGTCGCGCTCACCGGAGTCTCACCGAACGGCTACTGCCGCATGAACGTTCGGAGGAGCGGGAACTCTATCCTGCGATCGGGGCGGCACTGGGTAGCACGGAGGTGACCGCGACAATGAGCCGAGCGCACGCCGAGATCGAGCGCCTGGCCCGTCGGTTGGCCGTGCACGTGGAGATGGCAGATGCCCACGGCGGTATCCGCCCGGATCAGATAGACGATCTACGAGCGTGTCTGTACGGCCTCTATGCAGTCCTGCAGCTGCACTTCGCACAGGAGGAGGAAGGCTACTTCGTGATGTCGTCCGACCGGGGCACGTGA